In the genome of Nakamurella alba, the window ATCCTCACCTACTCCGCCTACGTGGCCGAGGTGTTCCGGGCCGGCATCGAGTCGGTACACCCCTCGCAGCGGGCGGCCGCCCGCTCGCTCGGCCTGAGCCACGGCCGCACCATGCGGTACGTGGTGGTGCCGCAGGCGTTCCGCCGGGTGATCCCGCCGCTGCTCAACGACCTGGTGTCGCTGCAGAAGGACACCGCGCTGGTCGCCGTGCTCGGCACGGTCTACTACGACGCCGTGCTGCAGGCGCAGATCGACATCGCCGAGACCTACAACTACACACCGTATGTCGTGGCCGGCCTGCTGTTCCTGGTGCTGACCATCCCGATGACCCGGCTGACGGACCTGGTGGCCCGGCGGCAGGGCTGGCAGGGCGCGGGCGGTGCGGTGTGACGGATCTGGTCAAGGGCGGTGACCCGGCGGAGCCCGGGCACCTGCTCGAGGTGCGATCGCTGCGCAAGTCCTACGGCACCGGCGTGGTGCTGCGCGACCTGTCGCTGACCGCGGCACCGCACACCTGCACGGTGCTGATCGGCGCGTCCGGGTCCGGCAAGTCGACGCTGCTGCGCTGCATCAACCTGCTCGAGGTGATCGACGACGGGCAGGTGCTGCTGGACGGCGAGGACATCACCGACCCGCGGGTGAACCCGGACCGGGTACGCGCCCGGGTCGGCATGGTGTTCCAGTCGTTCAACCTGTTCCCGCACATGTCCGTGCTGGACAACATCACCCTGGCCCCGCGCCGGGTGCACGGGATCGGCCGGGAGCAGGCGGAGGAGACGGCGCTTGCCATGCTGGACCGGGTGGGGCTGCGGCAGCGCGCGGCGGCCCGGCCGGACCAGCTCTCCGGCGGTCAGCAGCAGCGGGTGGCGATCGCCCGGGCGCTGGTCAACCGCCCGGTGCTGATGCTGTTCGACGAGGTGACCAGCGCGCTGGACCCGGAGCTGGTGGGCGAGGTGCTGGCGTTGCTCGCGGATCTGCGGTCGGACGGCATGACCATGCTGGTCGCCACCCACGAGATGGCCTTCGCCCGGGACGTCGCCGACCGGGTGGCGTTCCTGGCCGACGGCGGGGTGGCCGAGGTCGGCCCGCCGGAGCAGGTGCTCGCCGACCCGCAGGACGACCGCACCCGGAAGTTCCTCCGCCGCGTGCTCGGCTGAGATCCCCTGGGACGACCAGGCGGATCAGGCCTTCGTCGGTCCCTCGTACAACGTCGCCGCGGCGTAGTCGGCCA includes:
- a CDS encoding amino acid ABC transporter ATP-binding protein, encoding MVKGGDPAEPGHLLEVRSLRKSYGTGVVLRDLSLTAAPHTCTVLIGASGSGKSTLLRCINLLEVIDDGQVLLDGEDITDPRVNPDRVRARVGMVFQSFNLFPHMSVLDNITLAPRRVHGIGREQAEETALAMLDRVGLRQRAAARPDQLSGGQQQRVAIARALVNRPVLMLFDEVTSALDPELVGEVLALLADLRSDGMTMLVATHEMAFARDVADRVAFLADGGVAEVGPPEQVLADPQDDRTRKFLRRVLG